In the Naumovozyma dairenensis CBS 421 chromosome 4, complete genome genome, one interval contains:
- the VHT1 gene encoding Vht1p (similar to Saccharomyces cerevisiae VHT1 (YGR065C); ancestral locus Anc_4.212), with protein sequence MLKNIDYRKKFFPHLRILPEDINAESGANYDDDDDDDDDVSSLDVMRESEEITQRKKSSSSNSGADLESFHDENHETFASTNGATTKLQPNIPYELRDENGRKWWKYFDEFEYRINKEYRKSRKWYEFLYPNHTTHSKAERKLLYKLDIVVGFYFLVLCWSKSVDTNNYTNAYVSNMKEDLHMKGNDYIHTSTISNVGAIVFQLPFMYLLPKYPAHIILPMMDLGWTWFTFACYRAKSLSELQAYRFILNAFGAAYYPVSQYILGCWYAPDELTSRVFLFFCGQLLGGVTSGLLQARIFKSLNGVNGLAGWRWMFLIDAIAISLPTAILGFFVIPGIPSKCYSLFLTDEEIRIARVRNKRNQIKDGIDSSKLISLFKWDLWKKVFFTPTFWVLLIFDTCSWNNMTAFSGSYTLWLKSNTKYSIEQVNNLSVLPACLGFAYVFVCAAGADLFHCKWIFMVFAAIMNCISCGLLIKWDIPSNAKWFAFLTTYFSVAPSPCLWSFINDFLRFDPQVKAITWIAIYSFSQSTNAWIPNLAWPTVESPRFKTGYTVCLIFGAIYGAWTFVVLYFYKKNERKHALGNGIILYDSSKQENPPSFVTKEMEQRSDGYYYLKKQA encoded by the coding sequence AtgttaaaaaatattgattatCGGAAGAAATTCTTCCCACATTTAAGAATCTTACCTGAAGATATTAACGCCGAATCTGGTGCCAActatgatgatgatgatgatgatgatgatgatgtatCATCATTAGACGTCATGAGAGAATCTGAAGAAATTACCCAGAGGAAAAAAtcgtcttcttctaattctgGTGCTGATCTTGAAAGTTTCCATGATGAAAATCATGAAACTTTTGCATCTACTAACGGTGCTACTACAAAATTACAACCTAACATTCCGTACGAATTAAGAGATGAAAATGGTCGTAAATGGTGGAAATATTTcgatgaatttgaatatagAATTAACAAAGAATATAGGAAGTCTCGTAAATGGTATGAATTCCTATATCCAAATCATACAACCCATAGTAAAGcggaaagaaaattattatacaaATTAGATATCGTTGTCGGGTTTTATTTCTTGGTGTTATGCTGGTCCAAATCTGTTGATACAAATAATTATACAAATGCTTATGTGTCCAATATGAAAGAAGATTTACATATGAAAGGGAACGACTATATCCATACGTCTACCATTTCAAACGTCGGTGCTATTGTTTTCCAGTTACCATTCATGTATTTATTACCCAAATATCCTGctcatattatattaccAATGATGGATTTAGGTTGGACTTGGTTCACATTTGCATGCTATAGAGctaaatcattatcagAATTACAAGCTTACAGATTCATTCTTAATGCTTTTGGTGCGGCATATTATCCTGTCTCACAATATATCTTGGGTTGTTGGTATGCACCTGATGAATTAACCTCTCGAGTGTTTTTATTCTTCTGTGGACAACTTTTAGGTGGTGTAACATCGGGTCTTTTACAAGCACGTATTTTTAAAAGTTTAAATGGCGTTAATGGACTAGCTGGTTGGAGATGGATGTTTTTAATCGATGCAATTGCAATCTCATTGCCAACTGCTATCTTAGGCTTCTTCGTTATTCCCGGTATTCCATCCAAATgttattcattattcttgacagatgaagaaatcaGAATTGCAAGAGttagaaacaaaagaaatcaaattaaagatGGTATTGATAGTTCtaaattgatttctttgtttaAATGGGATTTATGGAAGAAAGTTTTCTTTACACCAACATTCTGGGTTCTTTTAATATTCGATACATGTTCATGGAACAATATGACTGCATTTAGTGGTTCTTATACACTTTGGTTGAAATCAAACACCAAGTATTCAATTGAACAAGTTAACAATTTAAGTGTTTTGCCAGCATGTTTAGGTTTTGCTTATGTTTTCGTTTGCGCTGCTGGTGCTGATTTATTCCATTGTAAATGGATATTTATGGTATTCGCAGCTATAATGAATTGTATTTCATGTGGATTATTAATCAAATGGGATATTCCATCCAATGCTAAATGGTTTGCATTTTTAACTACATATTTCAGTGTGGCACCATCTCCATGTTTATGGtcattcattaatgatttcttaaGATTTGATCCGCAAGTTAAAGCTATCACTTGGATTGCTATCTATTCATTTTCTCAATCAACTAATGCATGGATTCCAAATTTAGCATGGCCAACTGTGGAATCTCCAAGGTTTAAAACTGGGTATACTGTTTGTTTGATATTTGGGGCAATTTATGGGGCATGGACTTTTgttgtattatatttttataaaaaaaatgaaaggaAACATGCCTTGGGGAACggtattattttatatgaTAGTTCAAAGCAAGAAAATCCACCATCATTTGTTACTAAGGAAATGGAACAAAGATCTGAtggatattattacttAAAGAAGCAAGCATAA
- the NDAI0D04230 gene encoding 40S ribosomal protein uS8 (similar to Saccharomyces cerevisiae RPS22B (YLR367W); ancestral locus Anc_4.213) produces the protein MTRSSVLADALNAINNAEKTGKRQVMIRPSSKVIIKFLQVMQKHGYIGEFEYIDDHRSGKIVIQLNGRLNKCGVISPRFNVKINDIEKWTANLLPARQFGFVILTTSAGIMDHEEARRKHVSGKILGFVY, from the exons ATGACTCGTTCCTCTGTTCTAGCTGACGCTTTAAATGCCATTAACAACGCTGAAAAGACCGGTAAGCGTCAAGTCATGATAAGACCATCTTCCAAAgtcattattaaattcttaCAAGTTATGCAAAAGCATG GTTACATTGgtgaatttgaatatattgatgatCATAGATCAGGTAAGATAGTGATTCAATTAAACGGTAGATTAAATAAATGTGGTGTCATTTCACCAAGATTTAACGTCAagattaatgatattgaaaaatggacAGCTAATTTATTACCAGCTAGACAATTTGGTTTCGTTATCTTGACTACATCTGCTGGTATCATGGATCATGAAGAAGCTAGAAGAAAGCATGTCTCTGGTAAGATCTTAGGTTTCGTCTATTAA
- the NDAI0D04240 gene encoding uncharacterized protein (similar to Saccharomyces cerevisiae YGR067C; ancestral locus Anc_4.214), giving the protein MAVDGDHDNKTNDLPNSKSTSLTEHIPMPMPMPSSSSSVSSTSLASYSGTSIGSDNHPPQPLDSSPNCSSSNKNISPPKTGIFSKRFICSFCAKAFSRSEHKIRHERSHTGFKPYKCLLCDHSFVRSDLTIRHLKTVHKDQINLLQKDNLKNEDPSEFSQTSIETIIRSLIKIDHSDKNSNSNIKHISDKNLKIKTNSEINNNNNNNNNTKRRKNKKRKNKQKDIHNILVRSPSPTSSSLSSLQQQKHDHQSVPPFSSSSSSLIPSISLIYHNKKYPNGNQIGKEKDHQDIKIKHEIDESVYLYLISKYNKEVFPYDLKQINHLTQLSLNHLLNTDHSKSLLLKNIKKDVMEINSPSLLLSLLSLGKLESSPLEKSRNDSEKLWLLSLNEAKELVPNSNENIEIIIITYSILSHILLCSYSSLSPTSKSSSKIYSLDNIINFLDLHFQNILNIIIDNNASTNDNLLRYLCDNNDTGEETFWNIFNLWVSLIKITNSFNDTSLKIYKWFTNQTLIDKNDTTGNNYKENNEDIKLIELLITNKSTSYIEFNGKFILNSLANSLYCESILMTSLPNTYNGNFQSLREYHNSLINANKKVSMFANSILRTNNIHHNQPSKNHDPHVFSTIQNLKNWKYNILLPNCPDKFIPLLSEYLIPILSNEHWLLWEVTWLDFLRILRSPVLISRNGVLEDPSSSIAKIKTKNNVSLQNHTLLSTPTMKKPSIQYPRLNQSWYIDDFLNIIHPTDSSLILNNLGICVIPILINLLTITTTSTATNEQQLEDNELIINEKFIRLIVDIIIFQLKICSCDLIVPFPNASNHTLGYLKNPIIQMLFFVWYSIIMNHTKNNNKDNKESEDHEFQCISFFINHYIKNPNKRINIDVLFEKDLSIILFDLNSMEFKGYHYLLKFISTYFIEEIIKKKLLISPYLDDLTKSKLMEMSSRTLHALDLKLKHTTRPHTRIHSQQISFNNASTDNPNFVPNTIISINNARTTTSRPSSNNIPLNEHKNKITTITADQHKPLNKIPSISTTIEPTATATATATTNGKRKCSIAEIINDNNSYDIDTEVNQQNDNKRLNFQQLPSIQQSNYTYANCNTSPIRITNNYYSNQRLPFILNPRRYSSLDMSPKKNPTPYSANSSSRDGIVTTNGSATMDNPTIDNSNNDTINNGI; this is encoded by the coding sequence ATGGCTGTCGATGGTGATCATGATAACAAGACCAATGATTTACCCAATTCCAAGTCCACATCTCTTACGGAACATATACCTATGCCTATGCCTAtgccttcttcttcttcttcagtcTCCTCAACATCTTTAGCTTCTTATTCGGGGACCTCAATTGGTAGTGATAACCATCCCCCACAACCTCTAGATTCTTCACCAAATTGCTCATCAAGTAATAAAAACATATCTCCACCAAAAACTGGAATATTCTCCAaaagatttatttgttCCTTTTGTGCAAAGGCATTCTCAAGATCAGAACATAAGATTAGACATGAAAGATCTCATACAGGGTTTAAACCCTATAAATGTTTACTGTGTGATCATAGTTTTGTCAGAAGTGACCTAACAATCAGACATCTTAAAACTGTTCATAAAGACCAAATCAATTTGCTTCAGAAAGATAATcttaaaaatgaagatcCTTCTGAATTCTCTCAAACTTCCattgaaacaattattagatctttaattaaaattgatcattcagataaaaattcaaattcaaatattaaacatatttctgacaaaaatttgaaaataaaaacaaactccgaaataaataataataataataataataataataccaaaaggaggaagaacaaaaagaggaaaaataaacaaaaggACATACATAACATTCTTGTACGTTCTCCTTCTCctacttcttcttctttgtcTTCCCTCCAACAACAGAAACATGATCATCAGTCTGTACCTCCCTTCtcctcttcttcctcctctTTAATACCAAGTATTTCCCTGATATATCACAATAAGAAATATCCAAATGGTAATCAAATTGGGAAAGAAAAGGATCATCaagatataaaaataaaacacgaaattgatgaaagtgtatatttatatttgatcTCCAAATATAACAAAGAGGTTTTCCCATATGatttgaaacaaataaatcatttaaCTCAATTGAgtttaaatcatttattaaacaCTGATCattcaaaatcattattattaaaaaacaTCAAAAAAGATGTTATGGAAATAAATTCACCctctttattattatcattattatctttagGTAAATTAGAATCATCTCCTTTggaaaaatcaagaaatgaTTCAGAAAAATTATGGCTATTAAGTTTAAATGAAGCTAAAGAATTGGttccaaattcaaatgaaaatattgaaattataataattacttattcaatattatctcATATCTTATTATGTTCTTATTCTTCCCTTTCTCCTACGTCTAAATCATCAAGTAAGATTTATTCTTTGGACAACATAATAAACTTTTTAGATCtacattttcaaaatatattaaacattattattgataacAATGCGTCAACAAATGATAACCTGCTTCGTTATCTTtgtgataataatgatactgGTGAAGAAACTTTTTGGAATATCTTTAATCTATGGGTTTCTTTAATCAAAATAACcaattcattcaatgacacatcattaaaaatttataaatgGTTCACTAACCAAActttaattgataaaaatgaCACCACTGGTAATAactataaagaaaataatgaagatataaaattaattgaattattaataactaataaatcTACCtcatatattgaatttaatggGAAATTCATATTAAACAGTTTAGcaaattctttatattgtgaatcaatattaatgaCTTCTTTACCAAATACTTATAATGGAAATTTCCAATCTTTAAGAGAATATCATAATAGTTTAATCAATGCAAACAAAAAAGTTTCAATGTTTgcaaattcaattttacgtactaataatattcatcaCAATCAGCCATCAAAAAATCATGATCCACATGTGTTTTCAACAAtacaaaatttgaaaaactggaaatataatattttgttaCCAAATTGTCCAGATAAATTCataccattattatcagaATATTTAATCCCCattttatcaaatgaaCATTGGTTATTATGGGAAGTAACTTGGTTGGATTTTTTAAGAATATTAAGATCACCAGTACTTATATCAAGAAATGGTGTTTTAGAAGATCCTAGTAGTTCAATtgcaaaaataaaaacaaagaataaTGTATCCTTGCAAAATCATACATTGTTATCAACACCAACTATGAAAAAACCATCAATACAATATCCTCGTCTTAATCAATCTTGGTATATCGATGATTTTTTAAACATAATTCACCCAACTGATAgttctttgattttaaataatttaggAATTTGTGTCATCCCTattctaataaatttaCTTACCATAACCACCACATCAACAGCTACGaatgaacaacaattggaagataatgaattgatcattaatgaaaaatttataagATTAATCGTggatataataatattccaattgaaaatttgttCTTGTGATTTAATTGTACCATTCCCAAATGCATCAAATCATACTTTAggatatttgaaaaatccaataattcaaatgTTATTCTTCGTTTGGTATTCTATCATTATGAATcatacaaaaaataataacaaagaTAATAAGGAATCTGAAGATCATGAATTTCAAtgtatttcatttttcattaatcaTTACATtaaaaatccaaataaaagaattaatattgacgtattatttgaaaaggaTTTATCAatcatattatttgatCTTAATTCAATGGAATTTAAGggttatcattatcttttaaaatttatttccacatatttcattgaagaaattattaaaaaaaagttaTTGATATCTCCTTATCTAGATGATTTAACAAAAAGTAAATTAATGGAAATGAGTTCAAGAACTTTACATGCTttagatttgaaattgaaacataCTACTAGGCCACACACTAGAATTCATTCACAACaaatatcattcaataatgCCAGTACTGataatccaaattttgTCCCTAATACCATCATCTCCATTAACAATGCTCGTACTACTACTAGTCGTCCTtcaagtaataatattccattaaacgaacataaaaataaaataactACTATAACCGCAGATCAACATAAGCCGTTAAATAAAATTCCTTCAATATCCACTACTATTGAACCGACAGCgacagcaacagcaacagcaacaacaaacggaaaaagaaaatgttCAATTGCcgaaattattaatgataacaatTCTTATGATATTGATACTGAAGTAAACCaacaaaatgataataaaagattaaatTTTCAACAACTTCCGTCAATACAACAATCAAACTATACTTACGCGAATTGCAACACATCGCCAATAAGAATAACTAATAATTATTACTCTAATCAACGTTTGCCGTTCATTCTAAATCCAAGAAGATATTCATCTTTAGACATGTCTCCTAAGAAGAACCCAACTCCATATTCAGCAAATAGCTCATCTCGCGATGGTATCGTTACTACAAATGGCAGTGCAACCATGGACAACCCAACAATTGATAATAGTAACAATGATACTATCAATAATGGTATTTGA